A genomic region of Phragmites australis chromosome 2, lpPhrAust1.1, whole genome shotgun sequence contains the following coding sequences:
- the LOC133908633 gene encoding LOW QUALITY PROTEIN: ABC transporter G family member 38-like (The sequence of the model RefSeq protein was modified relative to this genomic sequence to represent the inferred CDS: inserted 1 base in 1 codon) codes for MEMLSRSLQSMASPDASVYFSGASSRRRSGADEVDEEEALQWAAMERLPSFERLRTGLLRSEADAGMRRFAHEEVDVRALGLAQRQAFVERVFRVAEEDNERFLKKLRARIDRAGIQIPTVEVRFKNLNVEADCHVGTRALPTLANATRDVADWLLGQVGINLSKRKTLHILKDVSGVVRPSRMTLLLGPPSSGKTTLLLALAGKLDPTLEVKGEVTYNGYGLDEFVPQKTAAYISQNDVHDGEMTVKEILDFSARCQGAGRRYELLEELAKKERQLGIYPDPEVDLFMKATSVQGATLQTDYILRILGLDMCADVIVGNELMRGISGGQKKRLTTGEMLVGPTKVLFMDEISTGLDSSTAFQIIKCIQQIVHMGEATVVVSLLQPTPEVFELFDDVMLLSEGQIVYQGPREYVLEFFERCGFRCPERKGAADFLQEVTSKKDQEQYWIQSEKPYHYVSIPDFVAKFKKFHMGKSLKKQLSVPFNKRKIHKSALVFSKQSVSTLELLKTSWSKEWILMKRNSFVYVFKTVQGILIALVASTVFLRTQLHTRNEADGQLYIGALIYVMIVNMFNGFAESSLILARLPVLYRHRDFLFYGPWTFTLPNILLRVPTSLFESIIWVAITYYTIGFAPEASRLFKHLIVVFFIQQMAAGLFRLVSGICRTVVITNTAGSVAVLLMFVLGGFILPKDAISKWLIWGYWCSPLTYAYIALATNEMHSPRWMDKFAPDGRRLGVAVLENSGVFTNKEWYWIATGALLGFTILFNAMFTLSLMYLNSLGKPQAIVPEETDTSSENTQEGKKITDITQRTTVPTPEPLSSNSMITLDKVLEQLRGHSPNTSDRSYMNASVRTASGRGMILPFEPLSMSFSEINYYVDMPAEMKSQGVTADKLQLLSKISGAFRPGVLTALMGVSGSGKTTLMDVLSGRKTGGYIEGEIYISGYLKNQATFARISGYCEQNDIHSPQITIRESLLFSAFLRLPKEVTYQEKKIFVDEVMELVELNGLKDAIVGLPGVNGLSTEQRKRLTIAVELVANPSIIFMDEPTSGLDARAAAIVMRTVRNTVNTGRTVVCTIHQPSIDIFEAFDELLLMKRGGQVIYSGPLGRNSHKVVEYFEAIPGVPKIKERCNPATWMLDVSSAATEVQLKIDFTEHYKSSTMYQRNKALVKELSKPPPGSNDLYFPTQFSQSTFDQFKFCLWKQWLAYWRSPDYNLVRIFFAFVTALLLGTIFWRVGSKMKSSTDLLIIIGSMYFAVAFVGFEXCVTVQPVVTVERTVFYRERAAGMYSAIPYALAQVVVEIPYVFVESAIYTLIVYSMMSFQWTPAKFFWFFYVSFFTFLYFTYYGMMSVALSPNQQVASIFAASFYSLFNLFSGFIVPRTKIPKWWIWYYWICPVAWTVYGLIVSQYGDVEDFIKVPGQPDQQVRLFIKDYFGYDPDFMGVVATVLAGFTVLFAFTYAYCIKTCNFQQR; via the exons ATGGAGATGCTGAGCCGGAGCCTGCAGAGCATGGCCAGCCCCGACGCCAGCGTCTACTTCTCGGGCGCGTCCTCGCGGCGCCGCAGCGGGGCCGACGAggtggacgaggaggaggcgctgCAGTGGGCCGCGATGGAGCGGCTGCCGTCGTTCGAGCGCCTGCGCACGGGCCTCCTGCGGTCGGAGGCGGACGCCGGCATGCGGCGGTTCGCGCACGAGGAGGTGGACGTGCGCGCGCTGGGGCTCGCGCAGCGGCAGGCGTTCGTGGAGCGCGTGTTCAGGGTCGCCGAGGAGGACAACGAGCGGTTCCTGAAGAAGCTCCGCGCGCGCATCGACCGCGCCGGGATCCAGATCCCGACGGTGGAGGTGAGGTTCAAGAACCTGAACGTGGAGGCGGACTGCCACGTCGGGACCCGCGCCCTGCCGACGCTGGCGAACGCGACGCGGGACGTGGCCGACTGGCTGCTGGGGCAGGTCGGGATCAACCTCTCCAAGAGGAAGACCCTCCACATCCTCAAAGACGTTTCCGGCGTCGTAAGGCCGTCAAG GATGACACTTCTGCTTGGTCCACCATCATCTGGCAAGACAACGCTTCTGCTGGCCCTGGCCGGCAAACTAGACCCAACTCTTGAG GTGAAAGGAGAGGTCACCTACAACGGCTACGGGCTGGACGAGTTCGTGCCGCAGAAGACGGCGGCGTACATCAGCCAGAACGACGTCCACGACGGCGAGATGACCGTCAAGGAGATCCTCGACTTCTCCGCGAGGTGCCAGGGTGCGGGACGGAGATACG AGCTGCTCGAGGAGCTGGCGAAGAAGGAGAGGCAGCTGGGGATATATCCCGATCCAGAAGTGGACCTGTTCATGAAG GCCACTTCAGTTCAAGGAGCCACTCTGCAGACGGACTACATTCTCAGG ATCCTCGGGCTGGACATGTGCGCGGACGTCATCGTCGGCAACGAGCTGATGCGCGGCATCTCCGGCGGCCAGAAGAAGCGCCTCACCACAG GGGAGATGCTGGTCGGACCGACCAAGGTGCTGTTCATGGACGAGATCTCGACGGGCCTCGACAGCTCCACCGCCTTTCAGATCATCAAGTGCATCCAGCAGATCGTCCACATGGGCGAGGCCACCGTCGTGGTGTCGCTGCTCCAGCCCACGCCGGAGGTCTTTGAGCTCTTTGACGATGTCATGCTACTGTCCGAGGGGCAAATCGTCTACCAGGGACCCCGGGAGTACGTGCTCGAGTTCTTCGAGAGGTGTGGGTTCCGGTGCCCGGAGAGGAAAGGTGCCGCTGATTTCCTGCAGGAG GTTACATCAAAGAAAGATCAGGAGCAGTACTGGATACAGAGCGAAAAGCCATATCACTATGTATCAATTcctgactttgttgcaaaattcaaaaaatttcataTGGGGAAGAGCCTCAAAAAACAGCTTTCAGTTCCTTTCAACAAGAGAAAAATCCACAAATCTGCTCTGGTCTTCTCCAAGCAATCTGTTTCTACTTTGGAGCTTCTCAAGACCTCATGGTCCAAGGAATGGATTCTCATGAAGAGAAACTCGTTTGTCTATGTTTTTAAAACAGTTCAG GGAATCCTGATTGCACTAGTAGCATCAACAGTTTTCTTGCGAACACAACTCCATACAAGAAATGAGGCAGATGGACAACTCTACATAGGAGCACTTATTTATGTCATGATAGTTAACATGTTCAATGGTTTTGCTGAGTCATCTCTTATTTTGGCAAGGCTCCCTGTACTCTACAGACATAGGGACTTCTTGTTCTATGGACCATGGACTTTTACACTTCCGAATATTCTATTGAGAGTCCCTACCTCCTTGTTCGAGTCGATAATTTGGGTAGCTATAACCTACTACACCATTGGCTTTGCCCCTGAAGCTAGCAG GCTCTTCAAACATCTGATTGTAGTCTTCTTTATCCAGCAGATGGCTGCAGGACTCTTCAGACTTGTCTCTGGCATATGCAGGACGGTTGTCATAACTAATACGGCAGGATCTGTTGCAGTCCTTCTCATGTTTGTACTAGGAGGATTCATCCTGCCAAAAG ATGCAATTTCAAAATGGTTGATATGGGGTTATTGGTGCTCACCTCTTACGTATGCATACATTGCTCTTGCTACTAATGAGATGCATTCTCCAAGGTGGATGGACAAATTT GCACCTGATGGTAGGAGATTGGGAGTGGCAGTTCTAGAAAACTCAGGTGTCTTCACCAATAAGGAATGGTACTGGATTGCAACTGGTGCACTTCTAGGGTTCACTATTCTGTTCAATGCGATGTTCACGCTGTCACTTATGTACCTAAACT CTCTTGGAAAACCACAAGCAATTGTGCCTGAAGAAACTGATACAAGTTCAGAGAACACTCAGGAAGGAAAGAAGATAACAGATATAACACAGAGAACTACAGTCCCAACACCTGAACCGTTATCCTCAAACTCAATGATCACAT TGGATAAGGTGCTTGAACAATTACGTGGCCATTCCCCAAATACTTCTGATAGGTCATACATGAATGCTTCTGTCAGAACTGCTTCAGGAAGAGGGATGATTCTTCCATTTGAACCCCTATCCATGTCCTTCAGTGAGATAAATTACTATGTTGACATGCCTGCA GAGATGAAGAGTCAAGGAGTAACCGCTGATAAGCTTCAGCTGTTGTCAAAGATATCTGGGGCTTTTCGACCTGGTGTTCTCACTGCCCTTATGGGTGTGAGTGGGTCTGGGAAGACTACCCTCATGGACGTTTTATCTGGAAGGAAGACTGGTGGATATATTGAAGGAGAAATCTATATATCTGGTTACCTTAAGAACCAAGCAACATTTGCAAGAATATCAGGGTACTGTGAGCAAAATGACATCCACTCTCCACAGATCACTATAAGGGAgtcccttctcttctctgctttcCTGCGTCTTCCCAAGGAGGTCACCTATCAAGAAAAGAAG ATATTCGTGGATGAAGTTATGGAACTGGTTGAGCTTAACGGTCTCAAGGATGCTATTGTGGGTCTCCCTGGTGTGAACGGGCTCTCGACAGAACAAAGAAAGAGATTAACAATCGCTGTAGAGCTTGTGGCAAACCCCTCGATCATCTTCATGGATGAACCAACTTCAGGACTTGATGCAAGGGCTGCTGCAATTGTTATGAGAACTGTGCGGAACACTGTCAATACTGGAAGAACCGTTGTCTGCACTATCCATCAACCAAGTATCGATATTTTTGAAGCTTTTGACGAG CTGCTTTTAATGAAAAGAGGAGGCCAGGTCATATACTCCGGGCCATTGGGTAGGAACTCACATAAAGTTGTCGAATACTTTGAG GCAATTCCTGGAGTCCCAAAAATCAAAGAGAGGTGCAACCCTGCTACATGGATGTTGGATGTAAGCTCAGCTGCTACAGAGGTTCAGCTGAAGATTGATTTTACGGAACATTACAAGTCATCAACCATGTATCA GCGGAACAAAGCATTAGTCAAAGAGCTGAGCAAGCCGCCTCCTGGTTCCAACGACCTCTACTTCCCCACTCAATTCTCACAGAGCACCTTTGATCAGTTCAAATTCTGCCTCTGGAAGCAATGGTTGGCTTATTGGAGAAGCCCTGATTACAACCTTGtcagaattttttttgcatttgttACTGCCTTATTGCTGGGGACTATATTTTGGAGGGTTGGCAGTAAGAT GAAGAGTTCTACAGATCTTTTGATCATCATCGGATCAATGTATTTTGCTGTCGCGTTTGTTGGTTTTG ATTGTGTAACTGTTCAACCTGTTGTTACTGTGGAAAGGACTGTCTTTTACAGAGAACGTGCAGCTGGAATGTACTCAGCTATACCCTATGCTCTCGCGCAG GTTGTTGTTGAGATACCATATGTGTTCGTTGAGTCTGCCATTTATACTCTTATCGTGTACTCAATGATGTCTTTCCAGTGGACGCCAGCAAAGTTCTTTTGGTTTTTCTACGTCTCATTCTTCACCTTCCTCTATTTCACTTACTACGGTATGATGAGTGTCGCCTTATCACCGAACCAGCAGGTTGCTTCCATATTTGCTGCCAGCTTCTACTCCCTCTTCAATCTCTTCTCAGGGTTCATCGTCCCAAGAACG AAAATCCCAAAATGGTGGATTTGGTACTATTGGATTTGTCCGGTGGCATGGACAGTTTACGGACTTATTGTGTCACAATATGGTGATGTGGAGGATTTTATCAAGGTCCCTGGCCAACCCGATCAGCAAGTCAGGCTTTTCATCAAGGACTACTTCGGCTACGACCCGGACTTCATGGGTGTTGTGGCAACAGTGTTGGCTGGCTTTACAGTCTTATTCGCTTTTACATATGCTTACTGCATAAAGACATGTAACTTCCAACAGAGATAG
- the LOC133906528 gene encoding pentatricopeptide repeat-containing protein At1g77170, mitochondrial-like: protein MPAARTVVSSRLRDPAPPPLVCEANLAAAHLESCADARHPPRIHARLLRRCLLILPFHWNALTRAYLRVGSPRAALRVAARMIAHGADPDRYTFPLALKAAVQAAAPGSSLRLQLHAAATKRGLARHPFTESGLVSSYAKAGDLRAARRVFDENPHRGLGSWNAVISGLSQAGESMEALALFHELRRGGMVPDDLTMVSVASACCALGDVGLAKQLHKCMLQCLRSGRLDVTLSNALVDMYAKCGRRDLAERVFERMPFRDVSSWTTMITGLATHGDEQGALDMFDDMQRETVQPNRVTMLAVLSACAHGGLVDRGMGLLKQMEDGEIKVVPTVEHYACVVDMLGRVGRVDEAHALVEQRMPMEANVVIWGTLLGACEKHGNVSVGKWAAGRLVEAEPWNDGVYVVLSNIYAAAGMWGEVERVRKIMSERKVMKSPGCSL, encoded by the coding sequence ATGCCCGCCGCTCGCACCGTCGTCTCCTCCCGCCTGCGCGACCCGGCCCCGCCGCCCCTAGTCTGCGAGGCGAACCTCGCCGCGGCCCATCTCGAGTCCTGCGCCGATGCGCGTCACCCGCCCCGGATCCACGCGCGCCTCCTGCGCCGCTGTCTCCTTATCCTGCCCTTCCACTGGAACGCCCTCACCCGGGCCTACCTCCGCGTCGGCTCGCCCCGCGCCGCGCTCCGCGTCGCCGCGCGCATGATAGCCCATGGCGCCGACCCCGACCGCTACACGTTCCCGCTCGCCCTCAAGGCCGCGGTCCAGGCCGCGGCCCCCGGTTCGAGCCTGCGGCTGCAGCTCCACGCCGCCGCCACCAAGCGCGGCCTGGCGCGCCACCCCTTCACCGAGAGCGGGCTCGTCAGCAGCTACGCGAAAGCTGGCGACCTGCGCGCCGCCCGCAGGGTGTTCGACGAAAACCCGCACCGGGGCCTCGGCTCGTGGAACGCAGTAATAAGCGGCCTCTCGCAGGCCGGCGAGTCTATGGAGGCGTTGGCGTTGTTTCATGAGCTGCGGAGGGGCGGCATGGTACCGGATGATCTGACCATGGTGAGTGTTGCTTCGGCGTGCTGTGCGCTTGGCGATGTTGGCTTGGCGAAGCAGCTGCACAAGTGCATGCTACAATGCCTGCGCTCTGGCCGACTTGATGTGACGCTGTCCAATGCGTTGGTCGATATGTATGCCAAGTGTGGCCGCAGGGACCTCGCAGAAAGGGTGTTTGAGAGAATGCCTTTTAGGGATGTGTCTTCATGGACAACCATGATTACAGGGCTTGCTACACATGGTGATGAGCAGGGTGCATTGGACATGTTTGATGATATGCAGAGGGAAACGGTGCAACCGAATAGGGTGACGATGTTGGCGGTGCTCTCTGCTTGCGCTCACGGAGGGCTGGTGGATAGAGGGATGGGTTTGCTGAAGCAAATGGAAGATGGGGAGATCAAGGTAGTGCCAACTGTTGAACACTATGCGTGTGTGGTGGATATGCTTGGTAGAGTTGGCCGTGTGGATGAGGCACATGCTTTGGTGGAGCAGAGAATGCCAATGGAGGCAAATGTGGTGATATGGGGAACATTGCTCGGTGCGTGCGAGAAGCACGGAAATGTGAGCGTTGGGAAGTGGGCAGCAGGAAGGCTAGTAGAGGCTGAGCCATGGAACGATGGGGTTTATGTGGTGTTGTCAAACATATACGCTGCTGCTGGGATGTGGGGTGAGGTCGAGAGGGTGAGGAAGATCATGTCGGAGAGGAAAGTCATGAAGTCTCCTGGTTGCAGTCTGTAG
- the LOC133908636 gene encoding CASP-like protein 3A1, with amino-acid sequence MGSMSNGRNGSEVGIQMPPAGSKTVLEPMALLVTAPPVPRWPRLGMVMVATRAAALVMALLSMSLMVSSKQRGTLTIFGIKIPLYANWSFSYSLQFLVGMSAAAAAYSLAQLLLIAHKSVKKASMVPSRRHAWLLFAGDQVFSLAMMSAGSAAAAVANLNRTGIRHTALPNFCKPLPRFCDFSAVSIACAFLSCIFLATSAVIDVIWLSSL; translated from the exons ATGGGTTCCATGAGTAATGGCCGGAATGGCTCGGAGGTTGGCATCCAGATGCCACCGGCGGGGAGCAAGACAGTGCTGGAGCCAATGGCACTTTTGGTGACTGCACCTCCAGTACCAAGATGGCCACGGCTGGGAATGGTCATGGTGGCAACCCGAGCTGCAGCCTTGGTGATGGCGCTGCTCTCAATGTCGCTGATGGTTTCCTCCAAGCAGCGGGGCACTCTTACCATCTTCGGCATCAAAATCCCGCTCTATGCCAATTGGTCCTTTTCTTATTCTCTGCA ATTCTTGGTTGGGATgtctgcagctgcagctgcctACTCGCTGGCACAACTCCTCTTGATTGCACACAAGTCTGTGAAGAAAGCATCCATGGTTCCATCCCGGCGCCATGCATGGCTGCTGTTCGCTGGTGATCAG GTGTTTTCACTGGCAATGATGAGCGCCGGATCGGCAGCAGCGGCGGTGGCAAATCTAAACCGCACCGGCATCCGGCACACGGCCCTCCCCAACTTCTGCAAGCCGCTGCCACGTTTCTGCGACTTCTCGGCGGTCTCCATCGCGTGCGCCTTTCTCAGCTGCATCTTCCTCGCGACGTCCGCCGTAATCGACGTTATCTGGTTGTCAAGTCTGTGA
- the LOC133908635 gene encoding ultraviolet-B receptor UVR8-like isoform X1: MPPKVVAVAAGEAHTLALTGDGEVYSWGRGMFGRLGTGREDDVLVPAAVAPAVAVAGGNARPRFVAAAAGAYHSLALDDDGSLWSWGYNIYGQLGYGEENSLFPCLVERFQDLGSPETLEDEAQSTSARTSLKLSSVKAGGMMSFAIDSLGALWMWGNCPQQTDAGEFCIASSSVPLPVWDFHGYTVVKVACGSEHVVAAVSAGETYTGDDLVCYAWGNNNHGQLGLGDKESRSRPVPISAFGEGSSWDVYEIACGAWHTAVLTNKKSFDQDLESRCWTFGLGDNGQLGHGTTATICSPQPVDGLPTGSFLISLDCGLFHTTVVSSDGEVWCWGMERGLGLCPDASFSGVDAGDALYPIRVQSPETNGFKFLGPVQVACGAAHTVLVAGDGYRMWAWGRGRSGVLGRGQTADSYIPCVVMWPPLDENFREIHEDRAEASTSRVNDRTSTELEQKLSAASEELQFLRSKLTLMERYANILHISIFRKPLDERTLPSSLQDSHVFDIRKEFENILDAADTDELNRLEFFYRSMLSGVKDKLLKRRVQEMVQQCIVSLSAGRQTPQGQ, encoded by the exons ATGCCGCCCAAGGtggtcgccgtcgccgcgggCGAGGCACACACGCTCGCCCTCACGG GTGACGGGGAGGTGTACTCCTGGGGCAGGGGCATGTTCGGCCGCCTCGGGACCGGCCGCGAAGACGACGTGCTCGTCCCCGCCGCGGTGGCTCCCGCGGTCGCCGTGGCCGGAGGAAATGCGCGGCCCAGgttcgtcgccgccgccgccggcgcctaCCACAGTCTTGCGCTGGACG ATGATGGTTCACTCTGGTCATGGGGCTACAATATCT ATGGTCAGCTTGGCTATGGGGAAGAGAATTCCCTTTTTCCCTGTTTGGTTGAGCGTTTTCAGGATCTGGGTTCTCCTGAAACACTGGAAGATGAAGCACAGAGCACCAGCGCACGGACTTCCTTGAAG TTGTCTTCTGTCAAAGCTGGTGGCATGATGTCATTTGCCATAGACAGTTTGGGGGCCCTGTGGATGTGGGGAAATTGCCCACAACAGACCGATGCTGGAGAGTTCTGTATTGCAAGTAGCTCTGTTCCTCTACCTGTGTGGGATTTCCATGGATACACCGTAGTTAAGGTTGCATGTGGTAGTGAGCATGTAGTAGCCGCAGTTAGTGCTGGAGAGACCTATACTGGAGATGACCTTGTTTGTTACGCTTGGGGAAATAACAACCATGGCCAGTTGGGTCTAGGTGACAAGGAAAGCAGATCTCGTCCTGTGCCTATCTCAGCATTTGGTGAAGGATCTTCTTGGGACGTGTATGAAATTGCATGTGGAGCTTGGCACACTGCTGTGCTCACCAATAAGAAGTCTTTTGACCAGGATCTAGAATCTCGGTGCTGGACATTTGGCCTTGGTGATAATGGGCAGCTTGGCCATGGAACCACAGCCACCATTTGCTCACCACAACCTGTTGATGGTTTACCAACTGGATCCTTCCTTATTTCTCTTGATTGTGGATTGTTCCACACAACTGTTGTCTCCTCTGATGGAGAGGTGTGGTGCTGGGGAATGGAGAGAGGTCTCGGACTGTGCCCAGATGCTAGCTTTTCAGGAGTTGATGCAGGGGATGCTCTATATCCAATAAGAGTTCAGTCTCCTGAGACAAATGGGTTCAAGTTTCTTGGTCCAGTGCAGGTGGCCTGTGGAGCTGCCCACACTGTTCTTGTTGCTGGTGATGGGTATAGGATGTGGGCATGGGGTCGAGGCCGCAGTGGTGTGCTTGGGAGAGGCCAGACTGCTGACAGTTACATACCATGTGTTGTGATGTGGCCTCCTCTTGATGAGAACTTCCGAGAGATTCACGAGGACCGAGCGGAGGCATCAACATCAAGAGTGAATGACCGCACTAGCACTGAGTTGGAGCAGAAGTTATCTGCTGCCTCGGAGGAGTTACAGTTCCTTAGGTCAAAATTGACACTTATGGAAAGATATGCTAACATACTTCACATCTCGATCTTTCGTAAGCCGCTAGATGAACGGACGCTACCAAGTTCACTTCAGGATTCTCATGTCTTTGATATCAGGAAGGAGTTTGAGAACATCTTGGATGCAGCAGACACTGATGAACTTAATCGTTTGGAGTTCTTCTACCGCAGCATGCTTTCTGGCGTGAAGGACAAGCTTCTGAAGAGAAGAGTCCAAGAAATGGTCCAACAGTGTATTGTTTCGCTCTCTGCAGGGAGGCAAACCCCTCAAGGTCAGTGA
- the LOC133908635 gene encoding ultraviolet-B receptor UVR8-like isoform X2 translates to MRGPGSSPPPPAPTTVLRWTMMVHSGHGATISLGYGEENSLFPCLVERFQDLGSPETLEDEAQSTSARTSLKLSSVKAGGMMSFAIDSLGALWMWGNCPQQTDAGEFCIASSSVPLPVWDFHGYTVVKVACGSEHVVAAVSAGETYTGDDLVCYAWGNNNHGQLGLGDKESRSRPVPISAFGEGSSWDVYEIACGAWHTAVLTNKKSFDQDLESRCWTFGLGDNGQLGHGTTATICSPQPVDGLPTGSFLISLDCGLFHTTVVSSDGEVWCWGMERGLGLCPDASFSGVDAGDALYPIRVQSPETNGFKFLGPVQVACGAAHTVLVAGDGYRMWAWGRGRSGVLGRGQTADSYIPCVVMWPPLDENFREIHEDRAEASTSRVNDRTSTELEQKLSAASEELQFLRSKLTLMERYANILHISIFRKPLDERTLPSSLQDSHVFDIRKEFENILDAADTDELNRLEFFYRSMLSGVKDKLLKRRVQEMVQQCIVSLSAGRQTPQGQ, encoded by the exons ATGCGCGGCCCAGgttcgtcgccgccgccgccggcgcctaCCACAGTCTTGCGCTGGACG ATGATGGTTCACTCTGGTCATGGGGCTACAATATCT CTTGGCTATGGGGAAGAGAATTCCCTTTTTCCCTGTTTGGTTGAGCGTTTTCAGGATCTGGGTTCTCCTGAAACACTGGAAGATGAAGCACAGAGCACCAGCGCACGGACTTCCTTGAAG TTGTCTTCTGTCAAAGCTGGTGGCATGATGTCATTTGCCATAGACAGTTTGGGGGCCCTGTGGATGTGGGGAAATTGCCCACAACAGACCGATGCTGGAGAGTTCTGTATTGCAAGTAGCTCTGTTCCTCTACCTGTGTGGGATTTCCATGGATACACCGTAGTTAAGGTTGCATGTGGTAGTGAGCATGTAGTAGCCGCAGTTAGTGCTGGAGAGACCTATACTGGAGATGACCTTGTTTGTTACGCTTGGGGAAATAACAACCATGGCCAGTTGGGTCTAGGTGACAAGGAAAGCAGATCTCGTCCTGTGCCTATCTCAGCATTTGGTGAAGGATCTTCTTGGGACGTGTATGAAATTGCATGTGGAGCTTGGCACACTGCTGTGCTCACCAATAAGAAGTCTTTTGACCAGGATCTAGAATCTCGGTGCTGGACATTTGGCCTTGGTGATAATGGGCAGCTTGGCCATGGAACCACAGCCACCATTTGCTCACCACAACCTGTTGATGGTTTACCAACTGGATCCTTCCTTATTTCTCTTGATTGTGGATTGTTCCACACAACTGTTGTCTCCTCTGATGGAGAGGTGTGGTGCTGGGGAATGGAGAGAGGTCTCGGACTGTGCCCAGATGCTAGCTTTTCAGGAGTTGATGCAGGGGATGCTCTATATCCAATAAGAGTTCAGTCTCCTGAGACAAATGGGTTCAAGTTTCTTGGTCCAGTGCAGGTGGCCTGTGGAGCTGCCCACACTGTTCTTGTTGCTGGTGATGGGTATAGGATGTGGGCATGGGGTCGAGGCCGCAGTGGTGTGCTTGGGAGAGGCCAGACTGCTGACAGTTACATACCATGTGTTGTGATGTGGCCTCCTCTTGATGAGAACTTCCGAGAGATTCACGAGGACCGAGCGGAGGCATCAACATCAAGAGTGAATGACCGCACTAGCACTGAGTTGGAGCAGAAGTTATCTGCTGCCTCGGAGGAGTTACAGTTCCTTAGGTCAAAATTGACACTTATGGAAAGATATGCTAACATACTTCACATCTCGATCTTTCGTAAGCCGCTAGATGAACGGACGCTACCAAGTTCACTTCAGGATTCTCATGTCTTTGATATCAGGAAGGAGTTTGAGAACATCTTGGATGCAGCAGACACTGATGAACTTAATCGTTTGGAGTTCTTCTACCGCAGCATGCTTTCTGGCGTGAAGGACAAGCTTCTGAAGAGAAGAGTCCAAGAAATGGTCCAACAGTGTATTGTTTCGCTCTCTGCAGGGAGGCAAACCCCTCAAGGTCAGTGA